From Pristiophorus japonicus isolate sPriJap1 chromosome 1, sPriJap1.hap1, whole genome shotgun sequence, a single genomic window includes:
- the LOC139275875 gene encoding myosin regulatory light chain 2, smooth muscle minor isoform has protein sequence MSSKRAKGKTTKKRPQRATSNVFAMFDQSQIQEFKEAFNMIDQNRDGFIDKEDLHDMLASLGKNPTDDYLEAMMNEAPGPINFTMFLTMFGEKLNGTDPEDVIRNAFACFDEEGTGYIQEDYLRDLLTTMGDRFTDEEVDELFREAPIDTKSNFNYIEFTRILKHGAKDKDD, from the exons ATGTCAAGCAAAAGAGCTAAGGGAAAGACCACCAAGAAGCGCCCACAGCGCGCAACCTCCAATGTATTTGCTATGTTTGATCAGTCACAGATTCAAGAATTTAAGGAGGCCTTCAACATGATTGATCAGAACCGTGATGGCTTCATTGATAAGGAGGATTTGCATGACATGTTGGCTTCACTTG GAAAGAACCCAACTGATGACTATCTAGAGGCAATGATGAATGAAGCCCCAGGACCCATCAACTTCACCATGTTCTTGACCATGTTTGGTGAAAAGCTGAATGGGACAGACCCTGAAGATGTAATCAGAAATGCCTTTGCATGCTTTGATGAAGAAGGAACAG GCTATATCCAGGAAGACTACCTGAGAGATCTGCTGACAACAATGGGGGATCGGTTTACTGATGAGGAGGTGGATGAACTTTTCCGGGAAGCACCAATTGATACCAAGAGCAACTTCAACTATATTGAGTTTACCCGCATACTGAAACATGGTGCTAAGGACAAAGATGACTAA